ATACGATGTTGAAAACGCCTGTCGAATCCGTCACTATCGATGGGTCTCTCTACGGAATGCCGATTCACACGGACGCCAACGCGTTGTACTACCGTACCGATCTATTGAAGGAAGCCGGATTCAACGAGCCGCCCAAGACGTACATGGAACTCGTAAAGATGGCAAAGAAGATCAAAAAGACCAGCGAGAAGGATCTCAACGGCTACATCTGGCAGGGCGGCTCCAACGAGGGCCTAACCATCATGTGGCTCAACTGGCTGTGGGGTATGGGCGGCAGTGTCCGACAGAACGGGACGCTCACAGTCAACACCAAGAAAGGAATTGACGCACTCTCGCACGCTGTCGATCTCATCCACAAGCACGGTGTAACACCCCAGTCCGTTCCGTCATCCAGCACCGACGAAAACCGGAAAACGTTCCAGCAGGGAAACACGATATTCATGCGAAACTGGCCGTATGCCTACGCGCTGATGAACGAGGACGGATCGCAAGTCAAAGGGAAATTTGATGTCGCACCGCTGCCGAAAGCCAAAGGCTCACCCAATGCTAAGAACTCCTGTCTCGGAGGGTGGAATATTTTCATCAATAATAATTCGAAGCACACAGAAACAGCCCAGCAGTTTGCTAACTTCATGGCCTCGAAACAAGCCCAGAAAAATATGGCGCTCGAACATAGTCGACTGCCAGTCCGGACGGATCTCTACACAGATGAGTACTTCAACGAAGCGGAGCACCTGAAACTATTCAAGGAGATCGTCGAACAGACGAGCGCCCGTCCATCGACCCCAAAGTACTCGGCTTTTTCGAAGATCGTGTACACAGAGTGTAACAAAGCTCTCGTCGAAAGCAAATCGCCGAAGAAGGCGCTCGACGATGCGCAGAACCAGATCGACAACCAAATCAACAACTGATGTCATTTTCATCCGTTGATGCTGTTTTTCGTCCGGTACAGCCGCTGTTGGCGTAGAAATGCATCGAGAATGTAGAACAGTTCGAACGACGTTAATCCGTAACGCGAATTCGGTTACTGTGTGATGATATTGTTCTCGATAGCCTCAACTACATGACGATACGTCCGTTCCAGCTGCGCACGCTCGGTTTTCGTCAGCGGTGGAAGCGGCGGGAGTGGCGTTCCGATGTCCATCCCGTGTACGGCAACGAGATGCTTGATTGCCGCTGCGGTCGGAAGGTCAGATGTCGCACTGACCATGGGCACGACGACAGTGTTCATAATACAAGATACAGCATCATTATCACCGGCCGCGTGAGCGTTGTACAGACGGGCAAGGAGATTTGGGAATATATTTGCAGGCCCCGCGATGATGCCATCAGCTCCAAGTTCGAGCGACGCAGCGGCGAGTTCAGTTGCTCCTTGAAAAACAGAGAACGCGGCGTTCGTCTGTTCGTTGACTTGGTGGTGATATGTGAGGTCCCCGGATGTATCCTTTAGACCAACGATGTTCGGGTGATCTGCGAGCGATATCACGGTCTCGATTTCGATGGCGTTGCCGGTCAATGGCGGGATATTGTACAAGACGATCGGTAACGGCGAACATTCCGCGACGTTGGTGAAGAATTCTTCGAGTCCCATCTGGGTCGTACTCAGATAGTACGGAGTGACGATGACTGCGACGTCTGCGTTCGTCTCAGCAGCAGTCCGAGTATTCTCGACGACAGCATCGACACTCGTGTCACCACAGCCGGCGAAGACGCAAGTGCGGTCGCCGACGACCGAAGCGACGGTCTCGATAACAGTGTGGTTCTGGTCGGGTGTCAGACTTGAGAATTCGCCAATCGAGCCGCCCGGAAACAGACCGTGAACGCCAGCCTCGACGAGCGAATCGGTGAATCGCTCGAGTGTAGATACATCGATCTCCTCGGTACGCCTGTCGGTAGGCGTAGCCATGGGAACGACTACTCCCGATAGGTCCATACCTACCACTCGGCCAGTATCAATTTATAATTTGGGATGGTGTCACAATCGATTGATTAGTTCCTGATCAACAGAGACAGCGTCTGGATACCTCGGTTCGTTCATAGTCAGTGGGGTAACACTTATTGTGACGATAGCCGACCGTGTGGATATGAGTTTGGATGCAGCCAACCGGTTAGACAAGAGAATGCTCATCGATGGCGAATGGACCGATGCTGATGATAGGATTGCAGTCACCAATCCATATGACGGAACAGCTGTCGGGTCCGTCCCGTTGGCGAGCACGTCACTGGTGAATGAAGCTATCGAGGCAGCCGACCATGCCCACCGTGCATCGACGCTCTCGGCCTACGAACGCTACGAGTTGCTCGCTGCTGCCGCCGCCGAACTCGAAGCACGCGCAGACGACGTGGCGACGATCATCACGAGCGAACAGGGAAAACCGATTTCCGAAGCGCGAACGGAGGTCGACAGAGCCGTGCAGACGCTGCAGCTCTCCGGTGAGGAGGCAAAGCGAATGTTCGGCGAATACATCCCGATGGACGGCCAGAAAGGATTTGCGAAGGATCACTGTTTCACCCAGCACGAACCGCTTGGCGTCGTCGCCGCCATCACGCCGTTCAACTTTCCACTAAACCTCATGGTACACAAGGTTGGACCTGCCCTTGCTGCGGGTAACGCGGTCGTCGGTAAACCCGCATCCAACACACCACTGAGTTCTATCGTGTTGTTCGAGTGTCTCGAAGCGGCCAGTGAGGATATCGGTGCGCCTGATGGTCTCGTGAACATCGTCACTGGAAGTGGATCAACAGTCGGTGACGCTTTCCTCGACCACGAGGCAGTCGAAGCCATTTCGTTTACGGGTTCGACGGATGTCGGTACGTATCTTGCAAATAATAGTGGTATGAAAGAACTTACTTTAGAACTCGGTGGAAATGATCCAACAATTGTCTGGGATGACACCGACATTGAGCAGGCTGCTGAGCAGCTTATTAGTGGAGCCTGTTCGAACGCTGGGCAGGTTTGTAACAGTGTCGAGCGTATTCTTGTCCACGAAGACATCGAAGCCGAACTCATCGATGCGCTGGTTGAGGCCGCTAAATCGCTAACTATCGGTGATCCCATGAACGAAGCGACCGACGTCGCAGCAATGATTGATGATGATCAATTCCAGACCGTGGTCGATCTGCTCAAGATGACCATCGACGAGGGCGCTACCGTAGAATGCGGTGGCGGCTACGGAGACAATCTCGGAACTCGCGTATTCGAACCGACAGTCCTGTCGGGCGTCACGTCGGAGATGCCCGCAGCCAAAGAAGAGGTATTTGGTCCGCTCGTGCCGGTTATTTCTGTGAGCGACTTCGACGAAGCAATCGAAGAAGCCAATACCACAAACTACGGGCTCGAAGCCGGACTGTTCACGCAGGATATCGATCGCGCGAAACGCGCTGCCGACGAGATTGACGCCGGCGGTGTGAACATCAATACGGTCTCCGGATTTCGAGCGGACCACATGCCCTACGGCGGATTCAAGGATTCTGGCGTTGGCAAGGAGGGTATCAAGTACGCTGTCGATCACTTTTCTCGTGAGAAGCTCGTTGGATTCCACCGAGGATTCATCGCCTAATGCAGAGTACTCAGCCGTTATCTCCGTAGGGGACTGTCACTGAATCCACCGTGCGATAGCACGGAATATCGCTTGATTTTTCAGGTCTCCAGCTCGCACTATCGCTATGCTATCTGTCTGCCGATTGTTGTACCAATCGCTTGTTTGTCATTCAGCACTCGTTGAATTGCACCTTAGGAGAATGAATGTTCGGATTCGAGACGATCAGAGGAAGTGAGGTCGAACAGCAGACTTCTCTACCCGTTTACTGAATTTCGATCCAAGTCTTCTCGGCCGCTGCTTTATAAATAGCCTCCATCGTTACCATGTCGACGAGTCCGTGTTCGCCGTTCGGGGACAGGTGTGCATCTCCGCGTACGCGATCAGCGAAATAATCGAACTCCTCGCGCATTTGGTCGACCATCGCAAGCGTGATAGATGATTGGCTGTCTCCCCGAGAGAGGTGGAGTTTCCGTGATTGCTCCTGAAAGAACGCGGGTTCGACACGAACTTGTCCTTCTGTCCCGGTTACGGTGATACCACTGGATTGGCGGGCGTTGTGACTCGCATAGCAGGACGCAAACACAGAATCAGGGAACTCTAGCATGAACGAAACTGTTTCATCCACGTCAGCGAAGGCGGCATGCGTACTCGCGGTCTGTCCTGTTGCGGCAATCGGATCTGCGTCCAAGAGGAAACGGGCCGTGTTCAATGGGTAGATGCCGATGTCAAAGAGCGCACCGCCTCCAGCGAGCTCCTCGTCGAGTCGCCACTGATCCGGATCTGAATTAACGCGATCAAGCAACCGCTGTGACATGTCTGCGCGTACTTCCATCGGATCACCGATGTATCCAGATTCGATGAGTTCACGCGCACGTCTAACTGCTGGTTCGGTGTGCATCCGGTAGGCGATCATGAGATCAACGCTGGCCGCATCGCACGTCTCGACGAGGGTCCGTGCCCGGTCACTGTCCCGTTCCATCGGCTTCTCACAGAGGACAGCTTTCTCGAAGGCCGCTGCAGTGCTCGCGTAATCAAGATGCAGTGCGTTGGGGGTACAGATGTAGACAGCATCGTATCTGTCGCGCGCAACACCGTCATGGAACGCATCATAGCTGATGCCAATCGCCCCGTCTGTGGCTGCTGCTACCTGTTCGGCTTTTTCAGCCGTGCTGCTAACCAGCACCGTCGGTTCACAGCGGTCGCTCGCTTCTAGCGCAGGCAAACTGCGTCCTTTCGTGAACCATCCGAGACCGACAACCGCAAATCGGACTGGTGCTGTTGAGTCTGGATCGGTCGTTACCCAGTCGCGTGCACAGCTATCTGTGAACAATGCGTCTAATTCCATATAGTAGTACACTAGAGCGTGGTTATTAAATGCATCCACGCTTTCACTGAATCTGCTGACTCCACTTGCACGTTTTGTTCGCCACATTCAGAACAGTTGTCGTGCGCTAACCGAAGTTCTATACTGCCATCATTCAACGAATCCAACACGTGGTAACGTTCGGTCGAATGAAAACTGGTGCTGGATCGATACGATACATGAAATACTATCTGATGAGTGTAAAATCGATGCTTACCCTCGCTGGCCAGACGTGGAGACAGTTAGAACGCGATTGGAAAGCGGTAGTACTCGGGCTGTTTGTGATGATACTTGTGCTTGCCGGCATTTCGATCCCATGGTGAACCGATCTGAACCAGAACAGTTTGTGCTTCCTGGACTCGGAGTCCTCGCTGTGATCGGATTGGCCGCACGGACGGTCACAGCTGTTGTTCCGGTGAGTCATTTGATTGTTGCAATATTCATTGGGGTGATCATTGGGAATATTTACGGTGTTCCACGGTGGGCACTGGCTGGAGTCGGAACGAACAAACTCTTGCTCGAAGCAGGTATCGTTATCATGGGTGCAAACGTTGCTCTCGGCCGTGTTATCGCTGCTGGGCCGAAAATTCTTATACTCGTCACTGCGACAGTCGTGACAACCATCGTCTCGGTTGAAGTACTCGCACGGGGGACAGGGATCCGCAACAAGGTCGGTTCGTTGCTCGCTGCTGGATCAGGCATCTGCGGCGTTTCAGCTGTTGTCGCGACGGCGGGGAGCATCGAGGCGGATGAGAAACAGATCGCCTATGCTGCTGCGACTGTGCTACTGTTCGATGCATTGACGCTGATCATCTATCCGGCCATCGGTCACATTCTCGGGCTCTCAGACACTATCTTCGGTATCTGGGCAGGGTTGACAATGTTTAGTACCGGACCGGTAGCTGCTGCTGGTTTCGCGTTTTCAAATACCGCTGGAAAGTGGGCACTACTCGTCAAACTCACGCGAAACGCGCTGATTGGCGTTGCAGCGATTGGCTATGCACTGTATTATTTTCACGAATCAAAGAACGCAACGAAACAAGCCGCGTACGGTGGCTGGAGTCGGCTATGGAATTCCTTTCCGAAGTTCGTTTTGGGATTCCTCGCGGTCATGTTGGTCGCCAACGCTGGTATACTCTCCCCTGAGCATCGCTCCTCGTTGAAACATGCTTCCGATTGGCTGTTCCTGTTTGCGTTTTCCGGCCTTGGTCTTGAAATTCGATTCGATGAGCTTCGTTCGACTGGTCTCAAACCGGTACTCGTCGTGCTTATAAGTCTTATCGGAGTAAGCTCGCTCTGTCTATTCGTTCTCATGACTATTTTCGATCCAACATCCTTGTCGTGAACTGGACGACGTTGATTGGAGAAACGACTCGAACGGCATTTTCTTTAACCACACGTTCAATAACGGGGTAAGGGATGCGGGAATTCACGTTTACGATCGAATACGAGTACGGAGTCGACCCTGTCATGAACGTTTTCATCGACAATCCGAATTCGGTGGCGCGTTCGCTTGACGGATTCGTGACCAAGGATCAGTTCTGGCGGATCGAACGAATCTCTGGGTCAGTAGATGTACTCGATCAGATCAAACGGGTCCGATTCGATGATGGGACCTGTGGTGAGTCGGTCACGCAACGTGACTGCGATGCGACCCGCTATCACGACGTTCTCGAACGTCGCAATGGAGAACTTGTCCTCTATACGTATCTCGAAGACATTCAGGACTGTGAGTCTATTCACACGCTTGCAGGAAAACACCTTCCACCGGGACTTGTCTTTGAGACGCATCGTCAAGCGAGTCAGCATTCGTGGCGTGTGCTGATGCGGTCAGACACGCACGTTGGTGTACTCTACGACGAGATCACCGCACGACTGCGTGATGGACTTTCGTTCCGGATGGGCCACCTCCGCGACGCTGACGGTTGGCAGCGCGACTCTCTTGCGTCGCTTACATTACCTGCCGAGCAACGAACTGCACTCAGCGCAGCCGTGGAGGGTGGATATTACGAAACGCCACGCAAAACAACGCTCGACGATCTCGCAGCAACCCTCGATATCCCCCGCTCGACGTTCTCCTACCGACTCCGACAGGCAGAGATACAACTCGCACATCGCTACGTCACAGACAACAAACGAAACCAGTGGTTTTGAGTGACAGTATCGATACGATGGCTGTCGAACTCGGAACGAAGTGACCGCCAGCACGTCGGTAGCTGTCCTTATTATTGATTGAGAATCGAACAATCGACGATCGATATCCAAGAGGAGCCGGGATTGGTTATGCTTTGTGTGGCTGATACGGTTACAGAACGGTCGTCCGACTGAGAGCACAGCGAACGAAGTTCAGTTTCTGATTACCTAGCGTTATACACTGTTTTTGAATTAGAAGTATTTACTCGAATTCTCCGAGCGATGATGAACATAGTTTTTCGAAGAGTCTTTCGAGAATTGATGACAGAAACGCTCAATGTGCGACAGACTACGAATAGCCGTTAGTGTACAGCGCAACTAATTGTGGCGGCTCAAGTGGACACTCGGACACTCGTACAACCTCGGTACTGCAGGTAGTTATGCGTTTGCCCGAATGTAAATATGTCTGAGTAATAAAAGAAATATATTAATTCGTTCGATTACAGTCTTTCTTTCTATCGAGTGTTTACTTATAATCTTAGATTGGAAACAAGGAGTGGCTCCTGATGTCATGGAATATCAGACACATAATCTCCCAATTTCGGATGGCTGCATGCGCGACGGTATTTCGACCGCCGAGATAATTCGCTGCCGAGTTGGTGATCGAACGCACGTCCCGAAGTGACCAACAGACTATTCATGGGAAGATGATAATTAAAAATCCGATACTCATGGATGGGTTCAGTGATGCTGTGAATGGCTATTTCGATGTCGAAGATCAGCTATCACGGTACTTTCTTCGTCAGGCAGACGGCCATTTTTCTGCCGAACAGGATGAAAAGCGATCGATCGAATCACGCAGCGATTTCGAGGCACGTCGTGAGCGTGTGCGAGACATGTTTCTCTCAAGGATTGGAGGGCTTCCAGAGCGTTCTAAAGACTTATCGATAGAGACGGTGGATCGGCACGAACGGGATGAGTATTCGATCGAGATGGTGTCGTTCGAGAGCAATTCGAACTTCCACGTGACTTCGAACTGCTATGTGCCCGACGGAAATGGACCACATCCGGGGATTCTCTTTCTCTGTGGACATCTCGACGATCCGAAATCGGATCCGCTCAATCAGAAAGCGTGTATCGAACTCGCGTTGAACGGCTTCGTTGTCCTCATCGTTGATCCAATCGGTCAGGGAGAACGAACACAGTATTATGATTCCGAGACTGGCGACCCAGTCTTCGACGGTAGTGGTGGTGTCTTCACCCACTGCTATGCGGGACAAAAGTGCTTTTACGCCGGGATGAACCTCGCGCGGTACATGATCAACGACGCTCAATGTGCGCTTGATTACCTCCATCAACGAGACGATGTCGACAACGATCGGATCGGTGTTACCGGCACTTCCGGTGGTGGCACACAGACCCTGTATCTCTCACTCGTCGACGACCGAATCGATGCTGCCGCTCCGTGTTGTAGCGTTACTGAACGACGCGAGTGGTTGAAAAGTGGAAAGCGAATTGACGCCGAACAGGCGATCTACGGTGCAATAGCGGATGGCATCAACTACGATGATCTGATCACGGCGATGGCACCACGACCGATTTGTATCGGTGCGGCCACTTCTGATGAGTATTTCCCGATCGAGGGCGTTCGAGACGCAATCGATCGCACGCAGCGTATCTACGACCTCTACGATGCAAAAGAACGGGTTCGTCTCGTTACGGCCGACAGGACACACTGCTCCGTGTACGAACTCAGGGACGGCGTCTTCCCGTGGCTGTGTGAGAATCTTG
The nucleotide sequence above comes from Halocatena marina. Encoded proteins:
- a CDS encoding helix-turn-helix domain-containing protein; protein product: MREFTFTIEYEYGVDPVMNVFIDNPNSVARSLDGFVTKDQFWRIERISGSVDVLDQIKRVRFDDGTCGESVTQRDCDATRYHDVLERRNGELVLYTYLEDIQDCESIHTLAGKHLPPGLVFETHRQASQHSWRVLMRSDTHVGVLYDEITARLRDGLSFRMGHLRDADGWQRDSLASLTLPAEQRTALSAAVEGGYYETPRKTTLDDLAATLDIPRSTFSYRLRQAEIQLAHRYVTDNKRNQWF
- a CDS encoding aldehyde dehydrogenase, which gives rise to MSLDAANRLDKRMLIDGEWTDADDRIAVTNPYDGTAVGSVPLASTSLVNEAIEAADHAHRASTLSAYERYELLAAAAAELEARADDVATIITSEQGKPISEARTEVDRAVQTLQLSGEEAKRMFGEYIPMDGQKGFAKDHCFTQHEPLGVVAAITPFNFPLNLMVHKVGPALAAGNAVVGKPASNTPLSSIVLFECLEAASEDIGAPDGLVNIVTGSGSTVGDAFLDHEAVEAISFTGSTDVGTYLANNSGMKELTLELGGNDPTIVWDDTDIEQAAEQLISGACSNAGQVCNSVERILVHEDIEAELIDALVEAAKSLTIGDPMNEATDVAAMIDDDQFQTVVDLLKMTIDEGATVECGGGYGDNLGTRVFEPTVLSGVTSEMPAAKEEVFGPLVPVISVSDFDEAIEEANTTNYGLEAGLFTQDIDRAKRAADEIDAGGVNINTVSGFRADHMPYGGFKDSGVGKEGIKYAVDHFSREKLVGFHRGFIA
- a CDS encoding ABC transporter substrate-binding protein, whose amino-acid sequence is MSHQDYRRKRRQLLKGIAVGSTTLFAGCLGSSGDNTGGSDGQTEIKYVYPGYFSSDAKDLLAMFDEQAKKVTISAQKTPAESSSTRKYYVNQFISQASSFDVGNMDVVWPSEFATNGWAATVKDPKGLTDTMLKTPVESVTIDGSLYGMPIHTDANALYYRTDLLKEAGFNEPPKTYMELVKMAKKIKKTSEKDLNGYIWQGGSNEGLTIMWLNWLWGMGGSVRQNGTLTVNTKKGIDALSHAVDLIHKHGVTPQSVPSSSTDENRKTFQQGNTIFMRNWPYAYALMNEDGSQVKGKFDVAPLPKAKGSPNAKNSCLGGWNIFINNNSKHTETAQQFANFMASKQAQKNMALEHSRLPVRTDLYTDEYFNEAEHLKLFKEIVEQTSARPSTPKYSAFSKIVYTECNKALVESKSPKKALDDAQNQIDNQINN
- a CDS encoding YeiH family protein produces the protein MVNRSEPEQFVLPGLGVLAVIGLAARTVTAVVPVSHLIVAIFIGVIIGNIYGVPRWALAGVGTNKLLLEAGIVIMGANVALGRVIAAGPKILILVTATVVTTIVSVEVLARGTGIRNKVGSLLAAGSGICGVSAVVATAGSIEADEKQIAYAAATVLLFDALTLIIYPAIGHILGLSDTIFGIWAGLTMFSTGPVAAAGFAFSNTAGKWALLVKLTRNALIGVAAIGYALYYFHESKNATKQAAYGGWSRLWNSFPKFVLGFLAVMLVANAGILSPEHRSSLKHASDWLFLFAFSGLGLEIRFDELRSTGLKPVLVVLISLIGVSSLCLFVLMTIFDPTSLS
- the gfo6 gene encoding D-xylose 1-dehydrogenase Gfo6 — encoded protein: MELDALFTDSCARDWVTTDPDSTAPVRFAVVGLGWFTKGRSLPALEASDRCEPTVLVSSTAEKAEQVAAATDGAIGISYDAFHDGVARDRYDAVYICTPNALHLDYASTAAAFEKAVLCEKPMERDSDRARTLVETCDAASVDLMIAYRMHTEPAVRRARELIESGYIGDPMEVRADMSQRLLDRVNSDPDQWRLDEELAGGGALFDIGIYPLNTARFLLDADPIAATGQTASTHAAFADVDETVSFMLEFPDSVFASCYASHNARQSSGITVTGTEGQVRVEPAFFQEQSRKLHLSRGDSQSSITLAMVDQMREEFDYFADRVRGDAHLSPNGEHGLVDMVTMEAIYKAAAEKTWIEIQ
- a CDS encoding S9 family peptidase, with the translated sequence MIIKNPILMDGFSDAVNGYFDVEDQLSRYFLRQADGHFSAEQDEKRSIESRSDFEARRERVRDMFLSRIGGLPERSKDLSIETVDRHERDEYSIEMVSFESNSNFHVTSNCYVPDGNGPHPGILFLCGHLDDPKSDPLNQKACIELALNGFVVLIVDPIGQGERTQYYDSETGDPVFDGSGGVFTHCYAGQKCFYAGMNLARYMINDAQCALDYLHQRDDVDNDRIGVTGTSGGGTQTLYLSLVDDRIDAAAPCCSVTERREWLKSGKRIDAEQAIYGAIADGINYDDLITAMAPRPICIGAATSDEYFPIEGVRDAIDRTQRIYDLYDAKERVRLVTADRTHCSVYELRDGVFPWLCENLADSEYVSHDERRTLETAALQCTPRGSVQKAYTDERTIDDLIREDVAETHPNAGIQPTVDSACADELRQTLVETFDLDRNVCELSPRFIDQTTSDELKVERVWFKTERNPDIVVTGVLVSVPEPTQSPAIVLYERGTEELPERREEVVSLADEYGTVFVFDPRGVGAVKNRAIPIPWWVDAYDDIYGTEFKLAYDALQLKSSLLGMRVFDVLRSVAFLRNEADAERISFVGEGIGAFYALYAGAATHSVDRIDLHDLPPSFYEMTTGSNVPFHPQLTVFDVIGACDVPQLLTALDQRGVQVDVQ
- a CDS encoding dihydrodipicolinate synthase family protein produces the protein MATPTDRRTEEIDVSTLERFTDSLVEAGVHGLFPGGSIGEFSSLTPDQNHTVIETVASVVGDRTCVFAGCGDTSVDAVVENTRTAAETNADVAVIVTPYYLSTTQMGLEEFFTNVAECSPLPIVLYNIPPLTGNAIEIETVISLADHPNIVGLKDTSGDLTYHHQVNEQTNAAFSVFQGATELAAASLELGADGIIAGPANIFPNLLARLYNAHAAGDNDAVSCIMNTVVVPMVSATSDLPTAAAIKHLVAVHGMDIGTPLPPLPPLTKTERAQLERTYRHVVEAIENNIITQ